A region of the Methanobacterium spitsbergense genome:
TGGGTGTCTTTGTAGGATTAATAATTGGACCAATACTTGGAGGAGCTATCACTGAAATTTTAGGATGGAGAACCTTATTTTATTTCGATACGATTATTGGATTAATAGCAGCATATGCTATTACACGGTTTAAACATGATTGGATAGATTCCGATGGAGAAAAATTAGATATTTTAGGTTCATTTCTATTAGGCATGTCTCTTATAATCATAATTTATGCTTTTTCAGATTTTACCAACAAGTATAGTCTGTTTCTTGTAATTGGAGGAATAATAGGACTTTCCTTGTTTTATTTAGTAGAAAAAAGAGTTGCTTTTCCTTTGATTAATTTAAATTTATTTAAAAGCAAAAGTTTCACCTTTGGAAACATCACTGCATTTATGAATTACGGTGCATTTGTATCGGTAGGGTTTATTCTATCACTCTATTTACAATATTTAAAAGGTTATAGTCCTCTTACTGCAGGTCTAATAGTTTCTATTCAATCAATTATGATGGTTCTTGTATCTCCTTTTGCAGGAAGATTATCGGATAAAATCGATCCTGGAAATGTATCAACAGTCGGGATGGTATTAACAACCATTGGCGTAGCCCTTATGACATTAATTAATTTTGAAAATGCTGTATATCTAGGAGTATTCTCTCTTATTATTTTTGGAGCAGGTATAGGTTTGTTCTATTCTTCGAATACTAAGGTTGTCATGAGTTCTGTGGATAAAAAATATTTTGGAGTTGCAAGTGCTACTTTGAGTAATATGAGATCTATGGGACAGATATTTGGAATGGGTATAGTAATGATAGTTATTTCAATTTTATTGGGAAATGTGCAGATTATGCCTTCTAATTATCCAGAACTAATTATAAGCCTTAGAATTTCATTAGTTGCCATTGCTGTTTTAAGCACTGTTGGAATTTTCACTTCAATATTTAAAGATTAAAAATAATTTCCGATCATTAAAATGAAATTTAATTTACTGAGTTATTCCTTGTACATATAATTTACCAAACTATTCTATGTATATTATAAATACAAAATTATTATTTGTAATATTAAACTAAGAAATTTTGATATGCTAATTAAATTTGTTTCAATTAAATATAGGTTATAAAATATCAGTTGGAATGTTATTGAACGGGTTAAGAGGAATGTAATCTATTAAAGTATATATTCAGTTAAGTTTTGAGTCAGAACAATTTAACCCCTTTTCTACATGCCAAACTCTTTAAAACGGTAAATTTATTTTCTCTTAGCCTATAATAAATATAATAGAAAACTTTGCTGATTACGAGTCCATGCCAATAATCGAAATTATATTGTGAATATCTATCGAGAACCGAACGAATAACGCAATTAGAGTTTATGTGAAGGTTTTTTTAAAATTTAGATAGATTAATTAAAAATGGAAAAAAGAGAGGGGTAATTATGGATGAAAATAGTAAACAAACTGTTAGAAGCGGCATGACAAATCTTGACTGGTGGCCGAACCAGTTGAATCTGGACATCCTGCGTCAGCATTCCTCGAAATCCAATCCCATGGGTGAGGATTTTAACTATGCAAAACAATTCAAGAGCCTTGACTTCGAGAGCCTGAAAAAAGACCTCCTTGAACTGATGACAAAGTCACAAGATTGGTGGCCAGCGGACTTCGGGCACTATGGACCCTTA
Encoded here:
- a CDS encoding MFS transporter; the protein is MDYKDLKKDLLIVGILVSFLTPFVRSSINLALPALAFEFDLSAVFLTWISTIYLLVNAILYIPFGRIGDIYGRKRIFQYGLIIFTFSSFISAFSTSGEMFLFFRVLQAIGNAMIFANLNAMISSAFPENERGMAFGLTSMGVFVGLIIGPILGGAITEILGWRTLFYFDTIIGLIAAYAITRFKHDWIDSDGEKLDILGSFLLGMSLIIIIYAFSDFTNKYSLFLVIGGIIGLSLFYLVEKRVAFPLINLNLFKSKSFTFGNITAFMNYGAFVSVGFILSLYLQYLKGYSPLTAGLIVSIQSIMMVLVSPFAGRLSDKIDPGNVSTVGMVLTTIGVALMTLINFENAVYLGVFSLIIFGAGIGLFYSSNTKVVMSSVDKKYFGVASATLSNMRSMGQIFGMGIVMIVISILLGNVQIMPSNYPELIISLRISLVAIAVLSTVGIFTSIFKD